One window of the Runella slithyformis DSM 19594 genome contains the following:
- a CDS encoding FAD-dependent oxidoreductase, with translation MVKVIKSIENVDILVIGAGSAGCMAAIAAATYSDHRVLLVERYGFFGGTSTQMLDTFYGFFTPGEHPKKIVGGLPDTVVNELDRYGEIFLRPNTYGAGTGVNYHPERLKNVWDTLLLRAGVNVLLHTTLIDVNPQPDGRYECIFWNKSGFWSVMPQRVIDASGDADFCHLAGFAYETAGEKEPAQSMTTTFRMANVNLDQYEKAGGKKMLAQRMADTSMPLPRKEGSAHAMNIPKCISTVAVKVSGLNALNVNELTLAEIEGRKQAFLFESFFRKEVPGYADAKIIGLSHQIGVRETRRVYGEHRLTKEECMSAQIPDDSIFLCGAPIEDHREGKNGASETHWEYIPKSGIYGVPYGTIVPKGSQTVWVVGRCFSATHDAHASCRSMAQTMSMGTAAGLAAVLSLTDDSAANELEVRLLRSKLYRIGSVLEVPEKTAQTGKKDWKSTINSHVFH, from the coding sequence ATGGTTAAAGTTATTAAATCAATCGAAAATGTTGATATTCTGGTCATTGGCGCGGGGTCGGCAGGGTGTATGGCAGCTATTGCGGCAGCAACTTACTCCGATCACCGTGTGTTATTGGTAGAGCGTTACGGGTTTTTCGGTGGCACCTCTACGCAAATGCTGGATACCTTTTACGGTTTTTTTACCCCCGGCGAACACCCGAAAAAAATTGTGGGAGGATTGCCCGATACGGTCGTAAACGAACTGGACCGTTACGGCGAAATTTTCCTGCGACCCAATACCTACGGAGCCGGAACGGGCGTCAACTACCATCCCGAACGACTCAAAAATGTGTGGGATACGCTGTTGCTCAGGGCAGGGGTGAATGTGTTGCTGCATACCACGCTGATTGATGTCAATCCACAACCTGACGGTCGGTATGAATGTATTTTTTGGAATAAATCAGGTTTTTGGTCGGTTATGCCTCAACGCGTCATTGATGCATCCGGCGATGCGGATTTTTGCCATTTGGCAGGATTTGCCTACGAAACGGCCGGTGAAAAAGAACCTGCGCAAAGCATGACCACTACTTTCCGGATGGCCAATGTAAACCTGGACCAATACGAAAAAGCGGGCGGCAAAAAAATGCTGGCCCAACGCATGGCTGATACTTCTATGCCCTTGCCGAGAAAAGAAGGCTCGGCGCACGCGATGAATATCCCCAAGTGCATTTCGACCGTAGCCGTAAAAGTATCGGGACTGAATGCGCTGAATGTGAATGAGTTGACGCTCGCTGAGATCGAAGGCAGAAAGCAGGCATTTTTGTTTGAAAGCTTTTTCCGGAAAGAAGTGCCGGGTTATGCCGATGCCAAAATCATCGGCTTGTCCCACCAAATCGGCGTTCGTGAAACCCGACGGGTCTACGGAGAGCATCGGCTAACGAAGGAAGAATGTATGTCGGCGCAAATTCCCGACGATTCTATTTTTCTGTGCGGTGCGCCCATTGAAGACCATCGCGAAGGCAAAAACGGAGCGAGTGAAACCCATTGGGAATACATCCCCAAAAGCGGCATCTACGGCGTGCCCTACGGAACCATCGTACCCAAAGGAAGTCAAACGGTTTGGGTAGTGGGTCGGTGTTTTTCCGCCACACACGATGCCCACGCATCCTGTCGCTCGATGGCACAAACCATGTCCATGGGAACGGCGGCAGGCTTGGCGGCAGTGCTTTCACTGACTGATGATTCGGCGGCGAATGAGTTGGAGGTGCGTCTTTTGCGCAGTAAGCTGTACCGCATAGGCAGTGTGTTGGAGGTGCCCGAAAAAACAGCCCAAACGGGCAAAAAGGATTGGAAATCAACCATTAACAGCCATGTCTTTCATTAG
- a CDS encoding ROK family protein, which yields MKTAIGIDVGGTNIKGIILNSEGEILKQHFVPTNDDGEGKWRETIRDVVQYLKSIHNEPIELIGLSCPGFANAENSCISYMPGRLAGVEHFQWETYFGTKTFVVNDAHAALIAEATFGEIRGYKNAILLTLGTGVGGGLLINGELYQGLSQMAGHFGHLSINPHDDELSLLGMPGSLEYALGNYSIKRRSSGRFLSTHELVQGYLENDPFASWLWLDSIRKLGLTIASFANVLSPEIIVLAGGITKADAALFTPLNAFLDVYEFRPKTKQTLLKPAKFSDLAGAVGAAAFAFGKVKS from the coding sequence ATGAAAACAGCCATCGGAATTGACGTAGGAGGCACCAACATCAAAGGAATCATTCTCAATTCAGAAGGAGAGATTCTGAAACAACATTTTGTGCCTACCAATGATGACGGAGAAGGAAAATGGCGAGAGACGATCCGGGACGTTGTTCAGTACCTTAAAAGTATTCATAATGAACCCATTGAGTTGATCGGACTGTCGTGTCCCGGATTTGCCAACGCCGAAAACAGTTGTATTTCGTACATGCCCGGGCGGCTGGCGGGAGTAGAGCATTTTCAATGGGAAACCTATTTCGGCACCAAAACTTTTGTGGTGAATGATGCCCACGCCGCGCTGATTGCCGAGGCGACGTTTGGCGAGATCCGTGGCTATAAAAATGCCATTTTGCTGACCTTGGGAACGGGCGTTGGGGGCGGTCTGCTCATCAACGGAGAACTGTATCAGGGTCTTAGCCAAATGGCGGGACATTTCGGTCACCTGTCCATTAATCCCCACGACGATGAGTTGAGCCTTTTGGGAATGCCCGGCAGTCTCGAATACGCCTTGGGAAACTATTCCATTAAACGGCGCTCTTCCGGACGTTTTTTGTCGACGCACGAGTTGGTGCAGGGCTATCTGGAAAACGACCCGTTCGCTTCGTGGCTTTGGTTGGATTCTATCCGAAAATTGGGGTTGACCATTGCCTCTTTTGCCAATGTATTATCGCCCGAGATCATTGTCTTGGCAGGAGGCATCACCAAGGCCGATGCGGCACTGTTTACGCCGCTCAACGCCTTTTTGGATGTGTACGAATTTAGGCCCAAAACGAAACAAACCCTGCTGAAACCGGCTAAATTCAGTGATTTGGCCGGTGCCGTCGGGGCGGCTGCCTTTGCCTTTGGTAAAGTAAAAAGTTAA
- a CDS encoding Gfo/Idh/MocA family protein, with product MANSRRKFLKNVSGSVAALTLAGNAAAHEQTLKKTLLPTAKVVAVDKIRIGLIGSGIIGLIDTDAALKVDGVELGAVCDLYDGRLTRAKEKWSKDLFVTKDYRELLARKDIDAVLICTPDHWHQKIAIDAMNAGKHVYCEKPMVKRIEEGQAIIDTQKKTGKVFQVGSQRASSIAILEAKKYFEQGAIGELTYVEAYCDRTDAKGAWQYSIPTDASPQTIDFDTFLGNAPKIPFSAERFFRWRNYKEYGTGSAGDLIVHLLTGLHTITGSIGPAKIMALGEVNYWKDGRDAYDLVNSFMTYPEAKTHPSFQLYTRVNLASGEGKGGFGIKLIGTDGAIDIGWNEFKLKTLKRSVAPGFGGYDSFDSFSAQQKEEFKKWYKDKYGDAKGGFEMGKTIEFIPPTGYDDRVDHMISFFNGIRTGSPILEDATFGLRTAGPSIACNISSAQNKALNWDAVKMKLS from the coding sequence ATGGCAAATTCAAGAAGAAAATTTTTAAAAAATGTCAGTGGCTCGGTCGCGGCGCTGACCTTAGCAGGAAATGCTGCCGCGCACGAACAAACCCTCAAAAAAACCTTGCTGCCCACAGCGAAAGTGGTGGCCGTGGATAAAATCAGGATTGGGCTGATCGGCTCGGGCATCATTGGGTTAATTGACACCGATGCCGCTCTGAAAGTCGACGGCGTCGAATTGGGGGCCGTGTGTGACCTATACGATGGGCGTTTGACACGGGCCAAAGAAAAATGGAGCAAAGACCTGTTTGTAACCAAAGATTACCGCGAATTGTTGGCACGCAAAGACATCGACGCCGTATTGATCTGTACGCCCGACCACTGGCACCAAAAAATCGCCATTGATGCCATGAATGCCGGCAAGCATGTCTATTGCGAAAAACCCATGGTGAAACGAATTGAGGAAGGACAGGCCATTATTGATACACAAAAGAAAACCGGTAAAGTCTTTCAGGTGGGCAGTCAACGCGCCAGCAGTATTGCCATTTTGGAAGCTAAAAAATACTTTGAGCAGGGGGCCATCGGTGAGCTGACCTACGTAGAAGCCTACTGCGACCGAACCGATGCCAAAGGGGCGTGGCAGTATTCCATTCCGACCGATGCTTCACCGCAAACCATTGATTTTGACACTTTTTTGGGAAATGCGCCCAAGATTCCCTTCAGCGCGGAGCGGTTTTTTCGCTGGCGCAATTACAAAGAATACGGCACCGGCTCGGCGGGAGATTTGATCGTGCATTTGTTGACGGGGCTTCATACCATCACCGGTTCTATCGGACCTGCCAAAATCATGGCGTTGGGGGAGGTGAATTACTGGAAAGACGGTCGGGATGCCTACGATCTGGTCAACTCCTTCATGACCTATCCCGAAGCTAAAACGCACCCGTCTTTTCAGCTGTATACCCGCGTCAATCTGGCGAGCGGAGAGGGAAAAGGCGGTTTTGGTATCAAGTTGATCGGTACTGACGGAGCGATTGACATCGGGTGGAATGAATTCAAACTTAAAACCCTGAAACGTAGCGTCGCGCCCGGTTTTGGCGGATACGATTCGTTCGACAGCTTTTCGGCGCAGCAAAAAGAAGAGTTTAAAAAATGGTATAAAGACAAATATGGCGATGCCAAAGGCGGTTTTGAAATGGGAAAAACCATTGAATTCATCCCGCCAACCGGTTACGACGACCGTGTTGACCACATGATTTCCTTTTTCAACGGCATCCGGACCGGCTCGCCTATTTTGGAAGATGCTACCTTTGGACTGCGAACGGCGGGGCCTTCCATCGCCTGCAACATCAGTTCGGCCCAAAACAAAGCCCTGAATTGGGACGCCGTTAAAATGAAGCTGAGCTGA
- a CDS encoding AraC family transcriptional regulator — protein sequence MKKSGNALFQKLPLTAGNSFIIHRYESPYFETPWHFHEEYELVYCEKGFGNKFIGNSFSAYQEGEIAFIGRNVPHLFKADDSFYQPESTIKPSSIVVQFVEGFLGNNFFNSPEMTEMKQVLSLSQNGLMVLGETRQRIKPILFEMLESDKIGRLKGLIDIFGRLSVSKDLYPLSVNQISGINVNDSLKMNKVLEYALLHYKEDISIRAAADLTNLSESAFCRYFKSRTQKSFMGFIIEMRLNESRRLLNKTDLSILEICYESGFNNLSNFNRLFRKQFQESPVEFRKRLLI from the coding sequence ATGAAAAAATCAGGGAATGCCCTGTTTCAAAAATTACCGCTGACTGCCGGAAACTCGTTCATCATCCATCGCTACGAGTCGCCGTATTTTGAAACACCCTGGCATTTTCACGAAGAATACGAATTGGTTTATTGTGAAAAAGGCTTTGGCAATAAATTCATCGGCAACAGTTTTTCGGCGTATCAGGAAGGGGAAATTGCCTTTATCGGCAGGAATGTCCCGCACCTTTTCAAGGCGGATGATTCTTTTTACCAACCGGAATCTACGATCAAGCCGAGTTCGATTGTCGTGCAGTTTGTGGAAGGATTTCTGGGAAACAACTTTTTTAACTCTCCCGAAATGACCGAAATGAAGCAGGTCCTTTCACTTTCCCAAAATGGCTTAATGGTGTTGGGTGAAACCCGTCAAAGAATCAAACCCATCCTGTTTGAAATGCTCGAAAGTGACAAAATCGGACGGCTGAAAGGATTGATTGACATTTTTGGGCGGTTGTCGGTTTCTAAGGATTTATACCCCTTATCGGTCAATCAGATCAGCGGTATCAACGTCAACGACAGTCTCAAAATGAACAAAGTACTGGAATATGCCCTGCTTCATTACAAAGAAGATATTTCCATTCGGGCGGCTGCCGACCTGACAAACCTTTCTGAATCAGCCTTTTGTCGTTATTTCAAATCCCGCACCCAAAAATCATTTATGGGTTTTATCATTGAAATGCGCTTGAATGAAAGTAGGCGGCTTCTGAACAAAACCGACCTCTCCATTTTGGAAATCTGTTATGAATCTGGGTTTAATAATCTGTCTAATTTCAATCGTTTGTTTCGGAAGCAGTTTCAGGAGAGTCCGGTGGAGTTTCGCAAAAGACTATTGATCTAA
- a CDS encoding phosphotriesterase family protein — MSFIRTILGDIPAEDIGITFSHEHVMIDESYVTHHNPEFLLNDVDKISQELVGLKQLGCSLMVDAMPANAGRNAVKMARISRQTGVHLIGCTGMHQEMYYPAGHWRYRYSEDQLTNLFIADIQSGIDKFDYNGPVIERSFYKAGLLKLATGDEPFTRHQQKIFRAVVNAHRQTGAPILTHTNNGNQALEQALLFDKLGADLRHVVLSHTDRNKDLGYHLELMQMGVSVEYDSAFRWKKGEENWTYWLLEKLLFAFPDQITVGMDAARTSYWSLYGGTPGLSYLLTTFVDELKARGLYPFFNKLFIDNPRRIFSFLAAADSR; from the coding sequence ATGTCTTTCATTAGAACCATTTTAGGAGATATTCCGGCGGAAGACATCGGAATCACGTTTTCGCATGAACACGTGATGATCGATGAAAGCTACGTAACGCATCATAATCCCGAATTTTTATTGAATGATGTTGATAAAATAAGTCAGGAATTAGTGGGATTAAAACAATTGGGTTGCAGTCTGATGGTCGATGCCATGCCCGCCAATGCCGGCAGAAATGCGGTCAAAATGGCGCGAATCTCGCGACAAACAGGTGTCCATCTGATCGGTTGTACGGGCATGCATCAGGAAATGTATTACCCTGCCGGGCATTGGCGGTACCGCTACTCGGAAGACCAACTGACAAATCTGTTTATTGCCGATATTCAGTCAGGTATTGACAAATTTGACTATAACGGTCCTGTGATTGAACGTAGTTTCTACAAAGCGGGACTGCTCAAACTGGCCACCGGGGATGAACCTTTTACCCGACATCAGCAAAAGATCTTTCGTGCGGTGGTCAATGCGCATCGGCAAACGGGAGCGCCCATTTTAACCCATACCAACAACGGAAATCAGGCGCTGGAGCAGGCGTTGCTTTTTGACAAACTGGGGGCAGATTTACGTCATGTGGTGCTGTCTCATACCGACCGTAATAAGGATTTGGGCTATCATCTCGAATTGATGCAAATGGGAGTAAGTGTGGAGTATGACAGCGCTTTTAGATGGAAAAAAGGTGAGGAAAACTGGACCTATTGGCTGTTGGAAAAATTACTGTTTGCCTTTCCGGACCAAATAACCGTCGGGATGGACGCGGCCCGAACTTCTTATTGGAGTTTGTACGGCGGAACACCCGGACTGAGTTATTTATTGACAACCTTTGTCGATGAGCTGAAAGCCAGAGGATTATATCCTTTTTTCAATAAATTGTTCATCGATAATCCAAGACGCATTTTCAGTTTTCTCGCAGCCGCGGACAGTCGCTGA
- a CDS encoding sugar isomerase domain-containing protein, protein MTYTQQYLQKCQGLMEAVALQEDKILEVARLFADSILSGRMVHLFGSGHSRIMVEEMWPRYGSFPGFNPIVELSLTFHNLVVGANGQRQAMFLENVPGFAKQILRNFDLSNEDSALIISSSGCNVVPIELAELFQEQGIKTVGIISGKHSEVSISKRKDGRKLRDFCDIVLDSGAPIGDAMIKVENLDTPVAPGSTVGSCMIINCIKAELANLLTQAGEPPKVLTAAAMVGAERATELFQSAYDEHAHRVSRLYKKVGISSYVSEKN, encoded by the coding sequence ATGACTTATACACAACAATACCTTCAAAAATGCCAAGGCCTGATGGAAGCCGTTGCGCTTCAGGAAGATAAGATTTTGGAAGTGGCTCGTCTGTTTGCCGATTCCATTTTGTCGGGTCGCATGGTGCATCTTTTCGGCAGCGGCCACAGCCGTATCATGGTCGAAGAAATGTGGCCGCGCTACGGTTCCTTTCCGGGCTTTAATCCTATCGTTGAACTGTCTCTTACCTTTCATAATCTCGTCGTGGGAGCCAACGGGCAGCGGCAGGCCATGTTTTTGGAAAATGTTCCTGGTTTTGCCAAACAAATTCTGCGAAATTTTGATCTTTCCAACGAAGATTCCGCACTTATCATTTCCTCCTCAGGTTGCAATGTGGTGCCCATCGAATTGGCCGAATTGTTTCAGGAACAGGGCATTAAAACGGTTGGAATCATCTCGGGAAAACATTCCGAAGTAAGCATCAGCAAGCGAAAAGACGGACGGAAACTCCGGGATTTTTGTGACATTGTGCTGGATTCGGGTGCGCCCATCGGCGATGCCATGATTAAAGTAGAAAACTTGGATACACCTGTAGCCCCGGGCTCAACGGTGGGCTCCTGCATGATCATCAACTGCATCAAAGCCGAGTTGGCTAACTTACTGACGCAGGCCGGTGAGCCGCCCAAAGTGCTGACGGCCGCTGCCATGGTGGGAGCCGAGCGGGCTACGGAGTTGTTTCAGAGTGCGTATGATGAGCACGCGCACCGCGTTTCGCGATTGTATAAAAAGGTGGGAATATCGAGTTATGTGTCGGAGAAAAACTGA
- a CDS encoding sugar phosphate isomerase/epimerase family protein: METNQLNRRNFLSLLPAVSLTSFIQTPKAAAFPIAANVYNWMTFYTREGKPWGEDLDRNIGDVAKTGLKAFEPSFSDKNQALNYIAALKKHGIAMPSIYVGSILHEAEAIEKSIATILEIADVVKTYGTKIIVTNPNPQKGGVLKNDAQLVLQAQAMERLGSELRKKGLTLAYHTHDVELKAGAREFHHILLNTTPENVAFCFDVHWVYRGTENSQAAVFDVLKLYGKRIVELHVRQSVNGVWAETFTAEGDIDYRRLVRELSAMKIRPHVVIEQCLETKSPNTMNVVEAHTKDLEVVKETFKTLL; the protein is encoded by the coding sequence ATGGAAACCAACCAACTGAACCGTCGAAATTTCCTGTCTCTTCTGCCGGCGGTATCGCTGACCTCCTTCATTCAGACTCCTAAGGCTGCTGCCTTTCCCATTGCCGCCAATGTGTACAATTGGATGACGTTTTATACCCGAGAAGGTAAACCATGGGGGGAAGATTTGGATAGAAATATAGGTGATGTAGCCAAAACGGGACTGAAGGCCTTTGAGCCGAGTTTTTCTGATAAAAACCAAGCCCTAAACTATATTGCAGCCCTGAAAAAACACGGAATTGCGATGCCTTCCATCTACGTAGGCAGTATATTGCACGAAGCGGAAGCCATTGAAAAATCCATTGCAACGATTCTGGAAATTGCTGATGTGGTAAAGACCTACGGCACAAAGATCATCGTGACCAATCCGAATCCGCAAAAGGGAGGGGTATTGAAGAATGATGCTCAGCTGGTATTGCAGGCACAGGCCATGGAACGGCTCGGCAGTGAATTGCGCAAAAAAGGCCTAACGTTGGCCTACCACACCCACGACGTGGAATTGAAAGCGGGCGCGCGGGAGTTTCATCATATTTTGCTGAATACTACTCCCGAAAACGTCGCTTTTTGTTTTGATGTGCATTGGGTCTATCGCGGCACTGAAAATTCGCAGGCTGCCGTGTTTGATGTATTGAAATTATACGGAAAAAGAATTGTAGAATTGCACGTTCGTCAGTCGGTCAACGGCGTTTGGGCCGAAACATTTACCGCCGAGGGAGATATTGATTACCGTCGACTGGTACGCGAGCTTTCCGCGATGAAAATTCGTCCGCACGTGGTGATCGAGCAATGTCTGGAAACAAAATCGCCAAACACCATGAATGTCGTTGAAGCGCATACGAAGGATTTGGAAGTGGTAAAAGAGACGTTTAAAACGTTGCTCTAA
- a CDS encoding SDR family NAD(P)-dependent oxidoreductase has protein sequence MLQNKKIVIIGGTTGIGLSAAKAFVRFGAGVILVGRNPESCRKAKDIVGQAGDVLIGDAMESLTSTKAIDLCISTFGGFDGLYHVAGGSGRRFGDGPLHELSVEGWNKTFELNLTSLMLSNQAAIRKFRELGMGGTILNMSSVLGFSPSPNYFVTHAYAAAKSAVIGFTKSIAAYYAFDNIRVNLLAPALVETPMSERASKDEIILNFVKTKQPLDGGRNGRPEDLDGAAVYFMSDGSRFTTGQTLYVDGGWEVSEGQYQNNAPV, from the coding sequence ATGTTGCAAAACAAAAAAATAGTCATCATCGGTGGTACCACGGGCATCGGATTATCAGCCGCGAAGGCATTTGTCCGATTCGGAGCCGGGGTGATTTTGGTAGGAAGAAATCCGGAAAGTTGCCGAAAAGCCAAAGATATTGTTGGCCAGGCCGGTGATGTGTTGATTGGTGATGCGATGGAGTCATTGACTTCGACAAAAGCCATTGACTTGTGTATCAGTACCTTCGGTGGGTTTGACGGATTGTACCACGTAGCGGGAGGGAGCGGCCGAAGGTTTGGCGACGGACCGTTGCACGAGTTGAGTGTGGAAGGTTGGAATAAGACCTTTGAACTGAACCTCACGAGCCTGATGCTCTCCAATCAGGCCGCGATTCGGAAATTTCGAGAACTCGGTATGGGCGGTACTATCCTCAACATGAGTTCGGTGCTGGGTTTTTCGCCCTCGCCCAACTACTTCGTTACCCATGCCTACGCGGCGGCCAAATCGGCTGTGATCGGCTTTACCAAATCCATTGCCGCCTACTATGCTTTCGACAATATTCGGGTGAATCTCTTGGCACCGGCGCTGGTTGAAACGCCCATGTCGGAGCGGGCGAGTAAGGACGAAATCATCCTGAATTTTGTCAAAACCAAACAGCCGCTCGACGGTGGCAGAAACGGTCGGCCCGAAGATCTGGACGGCGCGGCGGTCTATTTTATGTCGGACGGGTCACGCTTTACTACGGGACAAACGCTCTACGTGGACGGCGGCTGGGAAGTGTCGGAAGGGCAATATCAAAACAACGCACCGGTATGA
- a CDS encoding Gfo/Idh/MocA family protein has translation MAKIGILGGGFIGRFYAESLSGRRGKDTVEVVFSRREESAARFAKDYGVPYYFTDMEEAVKHPEAEIIVIALPNYQHEEAVNLCVKHKKAVLCTKPLGRTAEEALRMMTACEEAGIFAGYLEDLCYTPKFLKSLDSVKKGAIGRILWAKSRETHPGPHSDWFWDLNFAGGGAILDMGCHCVEISRSFIGKDIKPVEVMCWADTQVKPIDAEDHAIGLVKYENGAIGQFEVSWTFRGGMDLRDEIMGTEGTIWLNSWLRTGFEMFTSGAGDGGYVVEKAESATGWQFPVGDEAHELGYTNMFIDMFNALERGTQPNETFYDGYVVNAIIDAAYKSAKTKQWEPVDLPVWRGQTGLTKPSVFKEYDAEHWFIKDEILPNGDKKVILRKKATGEIVELETLKND, from the coding sequence ATGGCAAAAATTGGTATTCTCGGCGGTGGTTTTATCGGGCGTTTTTACGCCGAATCATTGAGCGGCCGACGCGGAAAAGATACGGTCGAGGTCGTCTTCTCCCGTCGGGAAGAATCGGCGGCGCGCTTCGCAAAAGACTACGGTGTTCCTTATTATTTTACCGATATGGAAGAAGCGGTCAAACACCCCGAGGCCGAAATTATCGTCATTGCCCTTCCCAATTATCAGCACGAAGAAGCGGTTAACCTGTGCGTAAAGCATAAAAAAGCCGTTTTGTGTACCAAGCCGCTGGGCCGCACCGCCGAAGAAGCCCTGCGGATGATGACCGCCTGCGAAGAAGCCGGCATTTTTGCGGGCTATTTGGAAGATTTGTGTTACACTCCAAAATTCCTGAAATCGTTGGACAGTGTCAAAAAAGGGGCCATCGGTCGAATCCTTTGGGCAAAATCCCGCGAAACGCACCCCGGGCCGCATTCCGATTGGTTTTGGGATCTTAATTTTGCGGGTGGCGGAGCCATTCTGGATATGGGCTGCCATTGCGTGGAAATCTCCCGCAGTTTTATCGGCAAAGACATCAAACCCGTAGAAGTGATGTGTTGGGCCGATACGCAGGTAAAACCCATCGACGCTGAAGACCACGCCATCGGGCTGGTCAAATACGAAAACGGAGCCATCGGACAGTTTGAAGTAAGCTGGACTTTCCGGGGCGGTATGGACCTGCGGGACGAAATCATGGGGACAGAAGGGACGATTTGGTTAAACTCCTGGTTACGCACCGGTTTTGAAATGTTTACGAGCGGCGCGGGCGACGGCGGATACGTCGTGGAAAAGGCCGAATCAGCTACCGGTTGGCAGTTTCCCGTGGGCGACGAAGCGCATGAGTTGGGCTACACCAACATGTTTATTGATATGTTTAACGCCTTAGAGCGAGGAACGCAGCCCAATGAGACTTTCTATGATGGCTACGTGGTCAATGCCATCATTGATGCAGCCTACAAATCGGCCAAAACCAAGCAGTGGGAACCCGTGGACTTACCGGTATGGCGCGGACAAACGGGATTGACCAAACCGTCGGTATTTAAGGAATACGATGCGGAGCATTGGTTTATCAAAGACGAAATTTTACCCAACGGTGATAAAAAGGTCATTTTACGAAAAAAAGCAACGGGTGAAATTGTGGAGTTGGAAACGTTGAAAAACGATTAA